Proteins from a genomic interval of Marispirochaeta aestuarii:
- a CDS encoding DJ-1 family glyoxalase III, with the protein MEHKRVALLLADGFEEVEAVTPIDFLRRAGLDLVTLGVTGLQVTGGHNIIVHADKKLEDFSQEVDALIIPGGMPGAANIAASDKAVKLIEDVYRKDGLIAAICAAPAVVLYPLGILDTRKATCFPGFEKEWTRANFSPERVVIDGNVITSRGAGTAAEFSEAIIARLAGDAAAADIHSRTLQKN; encoded by the coding sequence ATGGAACATAAAAGAGTTGCCCTTCTTCTGGCGGACGGTTTTGAAGAGGTTGAGGCTGTTACCCCCATAGATTTTCTGCGTCGCGCGGGCCTGGATCTCGTCACCCTTGGCGTTACCGGTCTACAGGTTACCGGCGGCCATAATATTATTGTCCACGCCGATAAAAAGCTGGAAGATTTCAGTCAGGAAGTAGATGCCCTGATCATCCCGGGTGGAATGCCGGGAGCCGCCAACATAGCTGCTTCTGATAAGGCTGTAAAGCTGATAGAAGATGTTTACAGGAAAGACGGTCTCATTGCCGCTATCTGCGCTGCCCCCGCTGTGGTGCTCTATCCCCTGGGTATCCTGGATACGAGAAAGGCTACCTGCTTCCCAGGATTTGAGAAGGAGTGGACCAGGGCGAACTTCAGTCCCGAGAGGGTCGTGATCGACGGCAACGTAATTACCAGCCGAGGAGCGGGTACGGCGGCGGAGTTCTCTGAAGCGATTATTGCCCGCCTGGCAGGAGATGCAGCCGCTGCTGACATCCACTCCAGGACTCTGCAGAAAAATTAG
- a CDS encoding 3-deoxy-7-phosphoheptulonate synthase, protein MAGASPLHPLSDIHIRKAHPLFSPAALKELYPVTPASNETVFTGRKQVVDILKGKDRRLLGIIGPCSIHSRKVALDYAERLKGLQEKVKDSMLLLMRVYFEKPRTVLGWRGLITDPDLDGSYKIEKGLKQARQILLEITEMGMPVGSEILEPIIPQYIADLISWAAIGARTTESQTHRQMASGLSMPVGFKNGTSGNLKLAVDAMEASRHPQSFIGIDQAGNTCVLHTTGNPNNHIILRGGRDAPNYYEENVEEAREMLAGSGIDPAVMIDCSHMNSGKDPFKQERVLRALTDYRRRGLNEVVGFMLESNLFEGSQSIGSNPAELIYGVSITDACIGWDATERMLLETHEALSGII, encoded by the coding sequence ATGGCTGGAGCCAGTCCCCTGCATCCATTATCCGATATTCACATACGTAAAGCCCATCCCCTCTTTTCACCGGCAGCCCTTAAAGAGTTGTATCCGGTTACTCCCGCCAGCAACGAAACGGTTTTCACGGGCCGAAAACAGGTCGTCGATATCCTGAAGGGAAAAGACAGGCGGCTTCTCGGTATCATCGGTCCCTGCTCAATTCACAGCCGAAAGGTTGCCCTGGATTACGCGGAGCGACTGAAGGGCCTGCAGGAAAAGGTAAAGGACAGTATGCTTCTTTTAATGCGGGTCTATTTTGAAAAGCCCAGGACGGTGCTGGGGTGGCGGGGACTCATTACGGACCCCGACCTGGACGGAAGCTACAAGATCGAAAAGGGACTCAAGCAGGCCCGGCAGATCCTGCTGGAAATCACGGAGATGGGTATGCCAGTGGGGTCTGAGATCCTCGAACCGATCATCCCACAGTATATCGCCGACCTGATTTCCTGGGCGGCAATCGGGGCGCGAACTACCGAGAGCCAGACCCACCGCCAGATGGCTTCCGGTCTTTCAATGCCCGTGGGTTTCAAGAACGGTACCTCCGGTAATCTCAAGCTTGCAGTGGACGCCATGGAGGCTTCCCGGCATCCCCAGAGTTTTATCGGTATAGACCAGGCAGGCAATACCTGTGTTCTGCACACAACGGGCAATCCCAATAACCACATAATTCTCCGGGGCGGCAGGGACGCCCCCAATTACTACGAGGAGAATGTGGAGGAGGCCCGGGAGATGCTCGCCGGCAGCGGGATAGATCCGGCTGTTATGATCGATTGCAGCCACATGAATTCCGGAAAAGATCCCTTCAAGCAGGAGAGGGTTCTGCGGGCCCTGACCGACTACCGCCGGAGGGGTCTGAACGAAGTCGTCGGCTTTATGCTGGAAAGCAATCTCTTTGAGGGCAGCCAGTCCATCGGCAGCAATCCCGCAGAGCTTATTTACGGAGTTTCCATAACCGATGCCTGTATCGGCTGGGACGCCACTGAACGGATGCTCCTGGAAACCCACGAGGCCCTTTCCGGGATCATTTGA